A window of Cytophagia bacterium CHB2 contains these coding sequences:
- a CDS encoding NADH-quinone oxidoreductase subunit I, translating to MNVHDKYKPLTFWEKTYLPRVWDGLVLTMRHFFFNLWHFFLASIGVKREWKGAVTFQYPEVRRPIWPRLRTLHRLTKREDGSPRCVACMICETVCPAKCIYIVAGERPEKQIEKVPRQFDIDLGKCVFCGYCVEACPEDAIRMDTGILEFASYGRNGMLLTKEMLLSFEPKKEHYTSRTDLVETT from the coding sequence ATGAACGTTCACGACAAATATAAACCGCTAACTTTTTGGGAAAAAACTTATCTGCCGCGCGTTTGGGACGGACTCGTGCTCACGATGCGGCATTTCTTTTTCAATCTCTGGCATTTCTTCTTGGCGAGTATCGGCGTCAAACGCGAATGGAAGGGCGCGGTGACTTTTCAATATCCCGAAGTGCGCCGCCCGATTTGGCCGCGTTTGCGCACGCTGCACCGTCTCACCAAGCGCGAGGATGGTTCGCCACGTTGCGTTGCGTGCATGATATGCGAGACGGTTTGCCCGGCAAAATGCATCTACATCGTCGCCGGTGAACGCCCGGAAAAGCAGATTGAAAAAGTGCCCCGGCAATTCGATATCGATCTCGGCAAATGTGTGTTTTGCGGTTACTGTGTGGAAGCCTGCCCCGAGGATGCCATTCGCATGGACACCGGTATTCTTGAGTTCGCCTCGTACGGCCGCAACGGCATGTTGCTCACCAAAGAGATGCTGTTGAGTTTCGAGCCGAAGAAAGAGCATTATACCTCACGGACGGATTTGGTGGAAACAACTTAA